In one window of Brassica rapa cultivar Chiifu-401-42 chromosome A07, CAAS_Brap_v3.01, whole genome shotgun sequence DNA:
- the LOC117126760 gene encoding 1-aminocyclopropane-1-carboxylate oxidase 1 yields the protein MGLIKEKEMEIPVIDFSELDGENRTKTMSLLDHACDKWGFFMVDNHGIDKELMDKVKQLINSHYEEHLKEKFYQSEMVKALSEGKTSDADWESTFFVWHKPTSNISKVSNISDELIKTMDEYVSQLHKFAERLSKLMCENLGLPREHIVNAFSGIEGPVFGTKVAKYPECPHPELIRGLREHTDAGGIILLLQDDCKL from the exons atgggtttaatcaaagagaaagagatggaGATTCCAGTCATTGATTTTAGTGAACTGGATGGAGAAAACAGAACCAAGACTATGTCTCTTCTTGATCATGCATGTGATAAGTGGGGCTTCTTCATG GTTGATAATCATGGAATTGATAAAGAATTGATGGATAAAGTAAAACAGCTGATTAACTCTCATTATGAGGAGCATTTGAAAGAGAAGTTTTACCAGTCAGAGATGGTCAAGGCTTTGAGTGAAGGCAAAACGTCAGATGCTGATTGGGAAAGCACTTTCTTCGTTTGGCATAAGCCGACTTCAAACATATCCAAAGTCTCCAACATTTCAGATGAACTCAT CAAGACAATGGATGAATATGTTTCTCAACTGCACAAGTTTGCAGAAAGGCTCTCTAAACTCATGTGTGAAAATCTTGGTCTCCCTCGAGAACACATAGTGAATGCGTTCTCCGGTATAGAAGGTCCAGTTTTTGGGACAAAAGTGGCTAAATACCCAGAATGCCCTCATCCGGAGCTCATTAGAGGGCTGAGAGAACATACTGATGCTGGAGGGATCATATTGCTCTTGCAGGATGATTGTAAAttataa
- the LOC103828294 gene encoding tetraspanin-2, whose protein sequence is MALANNLTAILNLLALLCSIPITASGIWLASKPDNECVNLLRWPVVVLGVLILVVSACGFIGAYQYKETLLAVYLCCMAILIGLLLVVLIFAFVVTRPDGSYQVPGRGYKEYRLEGFSNWLRENVVYSKNWRKIRACLADSNVCPKLSQQFITADQFFSSSSITPLQSGCCKPPTACGYNFVNPTLWQNPTNMAADADCYLWNNDQSQLCYNCNSCKAGLLGNLRKDWRKANLILIITVVVLIWVYVIACSAFRNAQTEDLFRKYKQGWV, encoded by the exons aTGGCGTTAGCGAATAACTTAACGGCCATACTGAACTTACTAGCGCTACTCTGTTCCATACCGATAACGGCGTCAGGAATATGGCTCGCCTCAAAGCCCGACAACGAGTGTGTCAATCTCCTCCGTTGGCCTGTCGTCGTCCTCGGCGTTCTCATCCTCGTCGTCTCTGCTTGCGGCTTCATCGGCGCTTACCA GTACAAGGAGACTCTGCTTGCTGTCTACTTGTGCTGTATGGCAATACTGATCGGACTTTTGCTGGTGGTTTTGATATTCGCTTTCGTCGTGACCCGACCCGACGGGTCGTATCAAGTTCCGGGTCGAGGTTATAAAGAGTACAGGCTCGAAGGGTTCTCGAATTGGCTTAGAGAGAACGTTGTGTATTCAAAGAACTGGCGGAAGATAAGGGCTTGTTTGGCTGATTCAAACGTTTGTCCTAAACTCAGCCAACAGTTCATTACAGCTGATCAgttcttctcttcctcttccatCACTCCTCTTCAG TCCGGTTGCTGCAAACCGCCGACCGCGTGTGGCTACAACTTCGTGAACCCGACACTGTGGCAAAACCCAACCAACATGGCTGCAGATGCAGACTGTTACCTATGGAACAACGACCAAAGCCAGCTTTGTTACAATTGCAACTCATGCAAAGCTGGTCTTTTGGGAAACCTTAGAAAAGATTGGCGTAAAGCAAATCTCATACTTATCATCACTGTCGTTGTTCTTATTTGGGTCTACGTTATTGCGTGTAGTGCGTTTAGGAATGCTCAGACCGAGGACCTCTTCCGCAAATACAAACAGGGTTGGGTCTAA